A stretch of the Acidimicrobiales bacterium genome encodes the following:
- a CDS encoding isochorismate synthase, which produces MARTRRLDADVDLLDVAGPAGLLFEQAGTGIAGRGTALRIELPVGHDRLRRSAGVVDTALAAVEVDDEIGRPGTGPVAFVALPFGDDDAGGVAVVPSLLVGRDADGTRWVTTVEDADGGATNHPTLVADLTATDPTVPAGMGPGSFEVRASRTPAAWCEAVAEAVATLRRGELGKVVLARQVVVEADAPLDVLGLLRRMRTSYPSAMVFAIDGFVGASPELLVSRTGDIVRSHPMAGTVPRTGDPEADGRLAAELLASSKDRAEHQVTIDVVLDTVLPFCSYVDSEPEPRVVSLANVAHLASLVEGRLSSPPATALTLAAALHPTPAVCGWPRDDARREIARLEGEPRGRYTGAVGWTDARGDGRLAVAIRCAEVDGARATVYAGNGIVAGSDPATELAETRAKLQAVLGSLVQP; this is translated from the coding sequence GTGGCGCGCACCCGCCGCCTCGACGCCGACGTCGACCTGCTCGATGTGGCGGGGCCGGCCGGGCTCCTCTTCGAGCAGGCGGGCACCGGGATCGCCGGGCGGGGTACGGCGCTGCGGATCGAGCTGCCCGTCGGCCACGATCGGCTCCGCCGCAGCGCCGGCGTCGTCGACACCGCCCTGGCCGCCGTCGAGGTCGATGACGAGATCGGGCGGCCCGGAACCGGCCCTGTGGCCTTCGTGGCCCTGCCCTTCGGCGACGACGACGCCGGCGGCGTGGCCGTGGTGCCGTCGCTCCTGGTGGGTCGTGACGCCGACGGCACCCGCTGGGTCACCACCGTGGAGGACGCCGATGGCGGGGCCACCAACCACCCGACGCTCGTCGCCGACCTCACTGCCACCGACCCCACCGTTCCCGCCGGGATGGGGCCAGGGTCGTTCGAGGTGCGTGCCTCGAGGACCCCGGCGGCCTGGTGCGAGGCGGTGGCCGAGGCTGTGGCCACCCTCCGGCGGGGGGAGCTCGGCAAGGTCGTCCTTGCCCGCCAGGTCGTGGTGGAGGCCGATGCCCCCCTCGACGTCCTCGGCCTGCTGCGACGGATGCGCACCTCGTACCCGTCGGCCATGGTCTTCGCCATCGACGGCTTCGTGGGCGCCAGCCCCGAGCTGCTGGTCTCGCGCACCGGCGACATCGTCCGCTCGCACCCGATGGCCGGCACCGTCCCCCGGACCGGCGACCCCGAAGCCGACGGCCGCCTGGCCGCCGAGTTGCTTGCGTCGTCGAAGGACCGGGCCGAGCACCAGGTCACGATCGACGTGGTGCTCGACACGGTGCTGCCGTTCTGCTCCTACGTCGACTCGGAGCCCGAACCGCGGGTTGTCTCCCTTGCCAACGTCGCCCACCTCGCCAGCCTCGTCGAGGGCCGCCTCTCGTCACCTCCGGCCACCGCCTTGACCCTCGCCGCCGCCCTGCACCCCACGCCAGCGGTCTGCGGCTGGCCGCGCGACGACGCGCGCCGCGAGATCGCACGACTCGAGGGCGAGCCCAGAGGGCGCTACACGGGCGCTGTCGGCTGGACCGACGCCCGGGGCGACGGCCGCCTCGCCGTCGCCATCCGCTGCGCCGAGGTCGACGGTGCGCGGGCCACCGTCTACGCCGGGAACGGGATCGTGGCCGGCTCCGACCCGGCAACCGAGCTGGCCGAGACGAGAGCGAAGCTCCAGGCGGTGCTGGGCTCCCTCGTGCAGCCGTAG
- the menD gene encoding 2-succinyl-5-enolpyruvyl-6-hydroxy-3-cyclohexene-1-carboxylic-acid synthase, giving the protein MTASPQATFVATLVDEWARAGVAHAVVAPGSRSTPLVLALAADGRIRLHVHHDERSAAFLALGIGLATGVPAVVLTTSGTAAVELHPAVVEADLARVPLLVCTADRPPELHHVGAPQTVDQTHLYGRSVRWFAEPGVAEPTASATWRSLAARAVAEALGPPAGPVHLNLAFRDPLAALPGPLPPTRADGGPWHRTVPRPATPAPDAVDEVRSLLAGARRGVIVAGGGSGDAEAVHGLASALGWPVLADPRAPARCPAPATVASFDALLRHEATAERLRPDAVLRLGQAPASKVLGQWLAASGAVQVAVEADGTWLDPDRTAAAMVAGDPSGWCRALSDALGGAPTDEGWAPAWAAAEGTASSAMASAIAAVSTPTEPAVARTLAAALPDGATLVVSSSMPVRDLEWYAAPRAGLRVLANRGANGIDGVLSTAVGAAVATGERTAVLIGDIALLHDTNGLLGLAGRGADLTVVVVDNRGGGIFSFLPQSTTVPPEVFERLFGTPHDVDLVALAEVHGLPGTEVSDLDELASAVASPVEGARIVVVRTDRSSNVAVHDRVHAAVAAALDERGGGDPAQPDGISGAQDGPGPA; this is encoded by the coding sequence ATGACCGCCTCGCCCCAGGCGACCTTCGTGGCCACCCTGGTCGACGAGTGGGCGCGGGCCGGGGTCGCCCACGCCGTGGTGGCGCCGGGCTCGCGCTCCACGCCGCTGGTCCTGGCCCTCGCCGCCGACGGCCGCATCCGCCTCCACGTCCACCACGACGAGCGCTCGGCAGCCTTCCTCGCGCTCGGGATCGGCCTCGCCACCGGCGTCCCCGCCGTCGTCCTCACCACCAGCGGCACGGCCGCGGTGGAGCTCCACCCCGCCGTGGTCGAGGCCGACCTGGCACGGGTGCCGCTGCTGGTGTGCACCGCCGACCGACCACCCGAGCTCCACCACGTGGGGGCGCCCCAGACCGTCGACCAGACCCACCTCTACGGGCGGTCGGTCCGGTGGTTCGCCGAGCCGGGGGTGGCGGAGCCCACGGCCTCGGCGACGTGGCGTTCGCTGGCCGCCCGAGCCGTGGCCGAGGCCCTGGGCCCGCCCGCTGGACCGGTGCACCTCAACCTGGCCTTCCGCGATCCCCTCGCGGCGTTGCCGGGCCCCCTCCCCCCGACCCGGGCGGACGGCGGGCCCTGGCACCGGACGGTGCCCCGGCCGGCCACGCCCGCGCCCGACGCCGTCGACGAGGTGCGGAGCCTGCTGGCCGGAGCCCGCCGGGGGGTGATCGTCGCCGGCGGGGGGTCGGGTGACGCCGAGGCGGTGCACGGCCTCGCCTCCGCCCTCGGCTGGCCCGTCCTTGCTGACCCGCGGGCCCCCGCCCGCTGCCCGGCCCCTGCCACCGTCGCGTCATTCGACGCTCTCCTGCGTCACGAGGCGACCGCCGAGCGGCTGCGGCCCGACGCCGTGCTCCGCCTCGGTCAGGCGCCGGCGTCGAAGGTGCTCGGACAGTGGCTGGCGGCGAGCGGGGCGGTGCAGGTGGCGGTGGAGGCCGACGGGACCTGGCTCGACCCCGACCGGACGGCGGCGGCCATGGTGGCCGGTGACCCGTCGGGGTGGTGCCGGGCACTCAGCGACGCCCTCGGCGGGGCGCCCACCGACGAGGGGTGGGCGCCGGCCTGGGCCGCGGCCGAGGGCACGGCGTCGTCGGCCATGGCGTCGGCGATCGCCGCGGTGTCCACGCCCACCGAGCCTGCCGTGGCCCGGACGCTGGCCGCCGCTCTGCCCGACGGGGCCACCCTCGTGGTCTCGTCGTCGATGCCGGTGCGCGACCTCGAGTGGTACGCCGCGCCCCGGGCCGGGCTGCGGGTGCTGGCAAACCGTGGCGCCAACGGGATCGACGGGGTGCTCTCCACCGCGGTCGGCGCCGCGGTGGCGACGGGGGAGCGGACCGCCGTGCTCATCGGCGACATCGCCCTGCTGCACGACACCAACGGGCTGCTCGGTCTGGCCGGGCGTGGCGCCGACCTCACCGTGGTGGTGGTCGACAACCGGGGTGGCGGGATCTTCTCGTTCCTGCCGCAGTCCACGACCGTGCCCCCCGAGGTCTTCGAACGGCTCTTCGGGACGCCCCACGACGTCGACCTGGTGGCCCTGGCGGAGGTGCACGGCCTCCCCGGCACCGAGGTGAGCGACCTCGACGAGCTCGCCTCGGCGGTGGCATCACCGGTGGAGGGTGCCCGGATCGTGGTGGTTCGCACCGATCGGTCGTCCAACGTGGCGGTCCACGACCGGGTGCACGCTGCCGTGGCAGCGGCGCTCGACGAACGTGGTGGCGGCGACCCGGCTCAGCCCGATGGGATCAGCGGGGCGCAGGACGGGCCGGGCCCCGCCTGA
- a CDS encoding ubiquinone/menaquinone biosynthesis methyltransferase — MDRRQAALPQGEDKVVAVRAMFDAIAPRYDLVNRIMTFRLDTRWRRRAVAALALPPGATVLDLAAGTGDLCRDLQRAGHRPVGVDLSYGMLAAARTTAPLVHGDALRLPVADGIADGVTCGFALRNFVDLRAFLTEVGRVVRPGGRIALLEVAEPANPLLRAGHAVYFGAVVPRIGSLLSDRDAYRYLPRSVAYLPEPAELLAMVRDAGFADADRRLLTGGISQLLVATRDQV, encoded by the coding sequence GTGGACCGACGCCAGGCAGCGCTGCCCCAGGGTGAGGACAAGGTCGTCGCCGTGCGGGCCATGTTCGACGCCATCGCGCCCCGCTACGACCTGGTGAACCGGATCATGACCTTCCGGCTGGACACTCGGTGGCGCCGGCGGGCCGTCGCCGCCCTGGCGCTGCCCCCCGGCGCCACGGTGCTCGACCTGGCTGCCGGAACGGGCGACCTGTGCCGGGACCTCCAGCGGGCCGGTCACCGCCCCGTGGGCGTGGACCTCTCCTACGGCATGCTCGCCGCCGCCCGTACCACGGCCCCGCTCGTGCACGGCGACGCCCTGCGCCTCCCCGTCGCCGACGGCATCGCCGATGGGGTCACCTGTGGCTTCGCCCTGCGCAACTTCGTCGACCTGCGGGCGTTCCTCACCGAGGTCGGCCGGGTGGTTCGCCCCGGTGGGCGGATCGCCCTCCTCGAGGTGGCCGAACCCGCCAACCCCCTGCTTCGTGCCGGTCACGCCGTGTACTTCGGCGCTGTGGTGCCCCGCATCGGCAGCCTGCTCTCCGATCGCGACGCATACCGGTACCTCCCCCGGTCCGTTGCCTACCTCCCCGAACCGGCTGAGCTGCTCGCCATGGTGCGCGACGCCGGCTTTGCCGACGCCGACCGCCGCCTGCTCACGGGCGGCATCAGCCAGCTCCTCGTCGCCACCCGTGACCAGGTCTGA